The segment CTGATCCCGACCCTGGTCGTCATGGTGGTGTTGTTCCTGCTCCTTGTCATTTTCACGGGGTTCTACACCGACTTCCTGTGGTTCAAGGCGATGAAGAACTCGGCGGTGTTCACCACCCAGCTGTGGACCAGGGTCGGGCTGTTCTTCGCCTTCGGGGTTGTGATGGCGCTCGGCATCGGCGCGGCGATGGTGGTGGCGTATCGCACCCGCCCGACCCGCCGGGTGCGCACACCCGAGCAACTGAGCCTTGAGCGTTACCGCGCCAGTCTGGAGCCGCTGCGCAAACCGTTGGCGATCATCATCCCGATCGTGATGGGCCTGCTCGCCGGAATTGCTGCCTCGTCGGAATGGCGCACCTGGATGATGTGGCGAAACCAGGTGCCGTTCGGCCAGACCGATGCCCAGTTCGGGATGGACATCGGGTTCTACATGTTCACCTACCCCTGGCTTCGGTTCATTGTCGGCTTCCTGTTCGCCCTCACGCTGCTCGCGCTGCTCGCCTCGGCGGTCGTGCAGTACGTCTACGGCGGGCTTCGGCTACAGCCCCCCGGACCGCGGGTCAGCAACGCGGCTCAGACCCAACTCTCGATTCTGCTGGGGATCTTTTGCCTGCTGAAAGCTGCCTCCTACTGGCTTGATCGGTTTGGCCTGACGCTCAAGAGCGAGAGCCTCGTGCAGGGTTTCACCGGGTTGAAGTACCGCGATATCAACGCGCTGCTGCCGGCAAAATCGATCCTCACCGGAATTGCCGTGATCTGCGCGATTCTGTTCTTCGTCAACGCGTTCCGCCGCTCGTGGCAGGTCGCCGGCGCCGGGCTCGGCCTGCTTGTCGTCTCGGCCCTGGTTATTGGCGGCATCTACCCGGCGATCGTGCAGCAGTTCCAAGTGCGACCCAGCGAGCTGACCAAAGAAGCGCCGTCAATCCAAAACAACATCAACGCGACCCGCACCGCATATGGGCTCAACGACGTCCAAGTGTCTGAGTACAACGCGAGCAATGAACCCAACAAGGGCACCCTGCAAAAGCAGGTAGGCACATTGGACAACGTCCGATTGGTCGATCCAACCGTGGTTCCCCCGACGTTCCGGGCGTTGCAGCAGATCCGTAGCTTCTACTCCTTCCCT is part of the Candidatus Nanopelagicales bacterium genome and harbors:
- a CDS encoding UPF0182 family protein — its product is MSYATPAAGQPEPASEETPRRRGRILIPTLVVMVVLFLLLVIFTGFYTDFLWFKAMKNSAVFTTQLWTRVGLFFAFGVVMALGIGAAMVVAYRTRPTRRVRTPEQLSLERYRASLEPLRKPLAIIIPIVMGLLAGIAASSEWRTWMMWRNQVPFGQTDAQFGMDIGFYMFTYPWLRFIVGFLFALTLLALLASAVVQYVYGGLRLQPPGPRVSNAAQTQLSILLGIFCLLKAASYWLDRFGLTLKSESLVQGFTGLKYRDINALLPAKSILTGIAVICAILFFVNAFRRSWQVAGAGLGLLVVSALVIGGIYPAIVQQFQVRPSELTKEAPSIQNNINATRTAYGLNDVQVSEYNASNEPNKGTLQKQVGTLDNVRLVDPTVVPPTFRALQQIRSFYSFPDALDIDRYQIDGKQRGAVVSVRDVNLDGISASQRNWANDHLVYTHGYGFVGAYDNAKQPNGTPVFFEAEIPPKGALKIEQPRVYWGEDSPPYSIVGGPQGTDPRELDYPDDTATNGQRNNTYDGTGGVPVGSAFDRLMFAVKYQEPNIMLSN